A DNA window from Camelina sativa cultivar DH55 chromosome 17, Cs, whole genome shotgun sequence contains the following coding sequences:
- the LOC104756625 gene encoding protein GIGANTEA isoform X4: protein MTAATSSERWIDGLQFSSVLWPPPRDPQQHKDQVVAYVEYFGQFTSEQFPDDIAELVRHQYPSDEKRLLDDVLAMFVLHHPEHGHAVILPIISCLIDGSLVYSKEAHPFASFISLVCPSSENDYSEQWALACGEILRILTHYNRPIYKTEQQNGETERSCLSKATTSGSPPPSETKAVSPTHHERKPLRPLSPWISDILLAAPLGIRSDYFRWCSGVMGKYAAGELKPPTIASRGSGKHPQLMPSTPRWAVANGAGVILSVCDDEVARYETATLTAVAVPALLLPPPTTSLDEHLVAGLPALEPYARLFHRYYALATPSATQRLLLGLLEAPPSWAPDALDAAVQLVELLRAAEDYASGVRLPRNWMHLHFLRAIGIAMSMRAGVAADAAAALLFRILSRPALLFPPLSQVEGVEIQHAPIGGYSSNYRKQIEVPAAEATIEATAQGIASMLCAHGPEVEWRICTIWEAAYGLIPLNSSAVDLPEIIVASPLQPPILSWNLYIPLLKVLEYLPRGSPSEACLMKIFVATVETILSRTFPPESSRDHTRKARSSFTTRSATKNLAMAELRSMVHALFLEACAGVELASRLLFVVLTVCVSHEAQSSGSKRPRSEYASTTENMEANQPVSNSQTNRKSRNVKGQGPVAAFDSYVLAAVCALACEVQLYPLMSGGGNFSSSAMAKTITKPVKLNGSSNEYAAGIDSAINHTRRILAILEALFSLKPSSVGTPWSYSSSEIVAAAMVAAHISELFRRSKALTHALSGLMRCKWDKEIHKRASSLYNLIDVHSKVVASIVDKAEPLEAYLKNSPVQKDSLTCLNWKQQNTSCFDTAVTSASRTEMNPRGNHKFARHSDEGSGRPSEKGIKEFLLDASDLANFLTADRLAGFYCGTQKLLRSVLAEKPELSFSVVSLLWHKLIAAPEIQPTAESTSAQQGWRQVVDALCNVVSATPAKAAAAVVLQAERELQPWIAKYDEEGQKMWKINQRIVKVLVELMRNHDRPESLVILASASDLLLRATDGMLVDGEACTLPQLELLEATARAIQPVLAWGPSGLAVVDGLSNLLKCRLPATIRCLSHPSAHVRALSTSVLRDIMNQSSIPIKVTPKLPTTEKNGMHSPSYRFFNAATIDWKADIQKCLNWEAHSLLSTTMPTQFLDTAARELGCTISLSQ from the exons ATGACGGCGGCTACTTCATCTGAGAGGTGGATCGATGGTCTTCAGTTCTCTTCCGTGTTATGGCCTCCTCCACGGGATCCTCAACAACATAAG GATCAAGTCGTTGCTTATGTCGAATATTTTGGTCAATTCACATCAGAGCAATTCCCAGATGACATTGCTGAG TTGGTCCGGCATCAGTATCCATCAGATGAGAAGCGACTTTTGGACGATGTGTTGG CAATGTTTGTCCTGCATCACCCGGAGCATGGTCATGCAGTCATTCTTCCAATCATTTCATGTCTCATTGATGGCTCATTAGTGTACAGCAAGGAAGCTCATCCATTTGCCTCTTTCATTTCTTTAGTTTGCCCAAGTAGTGAG AATGACTATTCGGAGCAATGGGCTTTGGCATGCGGAGAAATCCTTCGCATTTTGACTCATTACAATCGTCCCATATATAAGACTGAGCAGCAAAatggagaaacagagagaagttGTCTGAGCAAAGCTACAACTAGTGGTTCTCCTCCGCCTTCAGAGACTAAGGCTGTATCACCGACACACCATGAAAGGAAACCTTTAAGGCCTTTGTCTCCATGGATTAGTGATATACTACTTGCTGCTCCTCTCGGTATAAGAAGTGACTACTTCCGATG GTGTAGTGGTGTAATGGGAAAATATGCTGCTGGAGAGCTGAAGCCGCCAACCATTG CTTCTCGAGGATCAGGTAAACATCCTCAACTGATGCCTTCGACGCCAAGATGGGCTGTTGCTAATGGAGCTGGTGTCATACTGAGTGtttgtgatgatgaagttgcTCGATATGAGACTGCTACACTTACAGCGGTTGCTGTCCCtgcacttcttcttcctcccccAACTACATCCTTAGATGAGCATCTAGTTGCTGGCCTTCCAGCTCTCGAGCCATATGCACGTTTGTTTCATAG ATATTATGCCCTTGCAACTCCAAGTGCTACTCAGCGACTTCTTCTTGGACTCTTAGAAGCACCACCGTCTTGGGCTCCAGATGCACTTGATGCTGCTGTACAGCTTGTGGAACTCCTTCGAGCTGCTGAAGATTATGCATCTGGTGTAAGG CTACCCAGGAACTGGATGCATTTGCACTTCTTGCGTGCAATAGGAATTGCTATGTCTATGAGGGCAGGTGTTGCTGCTGATGCTGCAGCCGCTTTGCTTTTCCGCATACTCTCTCGGCCGGCACTGCTTTTTCCTCCGCTAAGTCAAGTTGAGGGAGTAGAAATTCAGCACGCGCCTATTGGTGGCTACAGTTCAAATTACAGAAAGCAG ATAGAAGTTCCTGCAGCAGAAGCAACCATTGAAGCCACTGCCCAAGGAATTGCCTCTATGCTTTGTGCTCATGGTCCTGAAGTTGAGTGGAGGATTTGCACAATATGGGAAGCTGCTTACGGTTTGATCCCTTTAAATTCGTCAGCGGTTGATCTTCCCGAAATCATAGTTGCTTCCCCACTGCAACCTCCGATCTTGTCATGGAATCTATACATTCCACTACTCAAAGTACTTGAATATCTTCCACGAGGGAGTCCTTCGGAAGCATGCTTGATGAAAATATTTGTTGCCACCGTGGAAACAATCCTCAGTAGAACTTTTCCGCCTGAATCTTCCAGGGACCATACCAGAAAAGCTAGATCGAGTTTTACCACAAGATCAGCGACCAAAAACCTTGCTATGGCTGAGCTTCGTTCTATGGTCCATGCTCTCTTTTTAGAAGCATGCGCTGGTGTGGAATTAGCATCACGCCTACTTTTTGTTGTGTTGACTGTATGTGTTAGCCATGAAGCACAGTCTAGTGGTAGCAAGAGACCGAGAAGCGAATATGCTAGTACTACCGAAAATATGGAGGCAAATCAACCTGTATCTAACAGTCAAACTAACCGTAAAAGTAGGAATGTCAAAGGACAGGGACCTGTGGCAGCATTTGATTCATACGTTCTTGCTGCGGTTTGTGCTCTTGCCTGTGAGGTTCAGCTGTACCCTCTGATGTCTGGAGGGGGAAACTTTTCCAGTTCTGCCATGGCTAAAACTATTACAAAGCCTGTAAAGTTAAATGGGTCATCTAACGAGTATGCAGCTGGGATTGACTCGGCAATTAATCATACACGCCGAATTTTGGCAATTCTAGAGGCACTATTTTCATTGAAACCGTCTTCTGTGGGGACTCCATGGAGTTACAGTTCTAGTGAGATAGTTGCTGCGGCCATGGTTGCAGCTCATATTTCCGAACTGTTCAGACGTTCAAAGGCTTTGACGCATGCGTTGTCTGGGTTGATGAGATGTAAGTGGGACAAGGAAATTCATAAACGAGCGTCATCATTATATAACCTCATTGATGTTCACAGCAAAGTTGTTGCATCCATTGTTGACAAAGCTGAACCCTTAGAAGCCTACCTTAAGAATTCACCGGTTCAGAAGGACTCTCTTACCTGTTTAAActggaaacaacaaaacacctcATGCTTTGATACAGCGGTGACATCTGCCTCACGGACTGAAATGAATCCAAGAGGCAACCATAAGTTTGCTAGACATTCAGATGAAGGATCAGGAAGACCCTCGGAGAAGGGTATCAAAGAATTCCTCTTGGATGCTTCTGATCTAGCAAATTTCCTCACAGCTGATAGACTTGCAGGGTTCTATTGTGGTACACAAAAACTTTTGAGGTCAGTGCTtgcagagaaaccggagctGTCTTTCTCCGTTGTTTCATTATTATGGCACAAACTGATTGCTGCTCCTGAAATCCAACCCACCGCAGAAAGCACCTCTGCGCAACAAGGATGGAGACAG GTTGTTGATGCGCTATGCAATGTCGTATCTGCAACGCCAGCAAAAGCAGCTGCAGCAGTTGTTCTTCAG GCTGAGAGAGAGTTGCAGCCTTGGATCGCCAAATATGACGAAGAAGGCCAAAAAATGTGGAAAATCAATCAACGTATAGTCAAAGTGTTGGTGGAACTCATGCGCAATCATGACAGGCCTGAGTCACTGGTGATTCTAGCAAGTGCATCAGATCTTCTTCTGCGGGCAACTGATGGAATGCTTGTTGATGGAGAAGCTTGTACATTACCCCAACTCGAG CTACTTGAAGCCACTGCAAGAGCAATACAGCCGGTGCTAGCTTGGGGACCATCTGGACTAGCAGTGGTTGACGGTTTATCCAATCTATTGAAG TGTCGTCTACCAGCAACAATACGGTGCCTGTCACACCCAAGTGCACATGTACGTGCCTTAAGCACGTCAGTACTACGAGACATCATGAACCAAAGCTCTATACCTATTAAGGTAACTCCAAAACTGCCAACAACAGAGAAGAACGGAATGCATAGCCCGTCCTATCGGTTCTTCAACGCTGCCACAATAGACTGGAAAGCCGACATCCAAAAATGCTTGAACTGGGAAGCTCACAGTTTGCTCTCCACAACTATGCCTACTCAGTTTCTTGACACGGCGGCTCGAGAATTAGGCTGTACCATATCCTTGTCCCAATAA